ATTTTTAAGCCACAAAAAAAGTTCGAGAACACTGATTTTGGAATAAAGCTTAGGTATTGGAAAATTTTAGTAATTTACGGGCCATTCTGTTCATGTTTTTCAATTGTATGCATGTTCTTAGAAAGGTATTCCATTtgtcccattcaattgtatacagttttttttaatgacaGACGCGTAGTATActctcataatttatttttaactttttcttttttgtattgaAGTTTAAACATTGAATTTTTACTCAGaagaaaaaattttaaaaataatttatgaaactataatttCACGAAGCGCTAAACTACGTGTTGATGTCCTATTCTTCAATTGTGTGCAAGTTTATATGATTCTTGCAAGTGTTAATTTTCTTGACAACTTTAATCTTCCATTTTCTCCATAAATTTTTAATCTCCTTATTCCAATGCAGTCTCTTTTGTATGTTTTAGGGTTAAGACCTACCCCGACACAGGCAACAACTGTTAGTTGGGTAAGATAATAATTGCTAGAATGACAATATGATAAACTTTTCAAGCACTATTGTGTAGCAACTTCTCTGACTTGCTAATAAACCTATCTTGAAATAATATATTGCTATGGCTTAATATATTTTCTCTTGTTGCAAAACTTCGATTGCTGTGCTGAATTGGTAGAAATTTAATCATAgcaaatattatgtatataaaataagatgTGAGAATGGCATTACCTGATGCATGGCCAACACTTCCGGGCTTATTGTACTGAAGATCAGATGGTGTACTAACCGCAAGCTTTGTCCTGGAAATTGTATTAGGATTTACGTTTTCACGTGAAGCAGACATCTCATTATCACCAACATGACCATCGACAGTAGAAGAAGAATTATGCGAGGAACTCATCCTATTGTCTCCGGCAACACATAAGGAGTGAATAACGGAATGTTGCTATCAAAGTCATAAACAGTAAGAAACAGTCAGACTCACTGGTCCTCGCGGAATAAGAAGATAGAGCTCCCAAAAGCTTGCGCTTGTGACCTGTTTGTGAATAAAACAAACCTACCACTTAAAATACTGCACCCATAAATTCATGGGACAACGCTGAGATTACGAAAACTCACCATTCTCCAGTCCAGATAGCTGCAACTTTGGATGACAACAATGCAGGTGTAGACGTAAATATATGGCAGCGTTTGAAACAGAGAAAATAATGTGCGTAAACTCCTGTCCAAATGATATGGAAACTACATATGATGGCTGAAATCGAAGAAACTGAAACTTCctcaaatattcaaattttggatCAGGTCGAAGGCATCTGAGACCAGCCTGACCAGGAAGAAAATGGATCATCCTGTTAGCAGTTTATTTGATTTACATGACCTTGGTAATAGTTgagatattaaaaatttaaaaggttTGGTCTTTTCCCAAATCCTCTGTATTTAGGATTAGGAttaggaaaatgcttggtgcacataattgtatacaaaaacatgtacataacgacatgtggtggattttaattgggggGCGatatgtggtggattttaattggatggcccccctgcatttacaccaatcaccccaattaaaacccaccacatcacttgtcacatcattatgtacaaactACTCTTAGGATTATATAGGTGAGTAACTCTACATATGATATCgcttgaataaataaattatttaaagatATTTTTGTTGGTAAATGATTGATAGAAGATGGCGAGTGTTTGCAGGATGTAATCGCGAGCAATGTGGATTAGTTGAGCTGGTGTGTTGGAGTTTATGGAATAGGGGAAATAAATGGGTTTAGGACAAGATAAACAGATCTGTTTTTGGAATAAAGGCAGCTGCTTCAAACCTGCTAACGACATGGAACAAAGTTCAGGACCAACGCTCACATACCTGTACTATAGTCAGATTGCAGTCAGAAAATGGGAGAAGCCATCACGCCGGACAAAAATAAATGTGGATGCAACAATTTTTGAAGAGGAAAACTGTTTGGAGATCAATAGTGTAGCTCGCGATGCAAGTGGGGAATTTGTAATGGCTAGGAATGGGAAATACGAAGGATTGTTGCGTttagcatctccaacggcgttctatgatcgttggctaaatttaacttgtaagacattatgtaaaaaacATTTTGTTTCGATGGTATTGcgtatattggttggctataatttttttttttttgacaaaggttggctataatttaaaattagtatattattaatattttggattgttataaatagaatatatcattttaGTATGGCaataagtgatgtgtaatcttcctacagattttttacaAACCTGTAGTGGATCAACAAATATAGCCATTCATAAGaggttgactataattatagataacaggTGGGGATGATTGGAGCGTGAATTCTTAAAGCCATTagctataatatttattttttaataacaaCTATGATTTTAGCTAAGAGGTCTTTATGGTTGGAGATGATCTAAAGAAGCAAAGGCTTTTAGTCTGAAAGAAGCTTTGGTCTGGGCGAAAGGGATGAATTTAAAAAGGTGTATCTTGTAGATACACCTTGTAGATGATAAAACTCTGTAGATGCTTTCAATGGAGTTCGAGAAATATCTTATCTTGATATTATTGTTATGGATTGTGTTGAGTTATCTAACCACTTTATGACGTGCTAGTTGTTTTTATTCATAAGTTTGTGAATGGTGCGGCTCAATTGCTAACAAGAGCGTTTCATTCTTAGCCAGGCGTCCGAGACTGAGAAGACATGCCTACCCGTATCCATGATGTAATTATATCTGAATCAATTTAATCTATGCAAAGTACGTTTTCgtgtcaaaaaaaatgaaatagttATAGTTAATATTTGAAgtgtaataaataaattaattaagaatatttttataataatattttaaatatgaatatgtTTGATATCCTcagtatatttaatattttaagcgtaacacatatataaattcatttttataaagtGATTTTCAtagtaatattttgaataaaaatgtaaTTAGTATTTCACCGATAatttttgaatctttttatctaaatattagatatttttggtttatttaataaaaagaaggCTGcggataatatataaaagaaattttaacCTTATCCTGCACGATACATTACCTAGCTACACAATACATGTAACGAAGTCATCGACATTGTTATTATTCTCAACTTGATATCCTCGTCCAAGTCTCAACGACGCCGTAATCGAATAAGGTAGTTTTTCTTCCGGCCAAGTCTATACATAATCTTCATCGTTGTTGTTTTACTTGTTTGAATTATTGGTTTTCTTGTGAAGCTTTTAAACCCTAATTAGGAAAGGGACCAATAATTTATACTCTAATTAAGAGAGAATCAAACGATTATCTGTGCTTGATTACGATGATTTATATGAGTTTCGTTCAATATCACCATAAATTACCCACCTTTAATACAAGCGTGCCAATTTGATTTACTATTACTCGGTTTTTGACCGCATATATccaggggagagagagagagacggagagagggagggagaggaagtgagagaggaagagagatggggagagggagagggagggagagagagagacttaTGGGGTTTCCTTTCTATTTACCTTTTGTTTGATGGTAAGTATGAATATATGTGTTGGTAATTTGTACAGTAGTTTATTATTGAGAAGGTAGTATCATGTGTTCGCATATGTTGAGTACTAGGGAAAATGTTTCTTGACACTTGGGATATGAGTACATTTAATTGTTGTTTTCTTAGCACGTATCTCTGACTAGTACAATCTCATTGCTTCCTCTTACTCGAGTAATGTTTCTTTCATTTAAACTGCAGTGTGGTACCTCCAATTCATTTTCTTGGTTTATTGGTATAACTAATGGCAGCACCTGAAGGAAGAGGTTTTTATCCTCCTCTTTCCAAATTCGAAGACGAAAACAACAAATTTCACTTGAATGATGTCTATGATGATCCCATGTGGGATGCGCCAGAAGGCCAAAATCTGTACTCGACAGGGTTCAGATCATTTAGACAAGAGTCCAACTACCCTCTTCCCGGTGATTCTGAAGAATTTTTTGATGAAGAGTGTGATTCAGGTGAAGATTATTCTAATTATATGCAGCAAAAAACTCCCGAGGTGAACTTGAAAAATGTGTTGAGTGGGATTGTTGCAATTGTGACTGGATCAAATAAGGATCCTAGTGCCAGTGCAGAACAGCAACAACCCACTACGAATGTTTCATTTCTTGGATCTAAAAAGAATGGAGAGACTTTTTTGCACTCTTCAGTATACATTCCTAGTGCGCCACCACTCCTCGAGCCTAATGGCTCTAATTATATTGCTTACAAAGAAGTACTAGAAGCTGATCCGCCAGAGTGGCTGCCTGATAGTTCTTCTTCAGTTTGCATGCAGTGCAGTTCTCCATTCACAGCCTTCACCAGAGGTAGGCATCATTGCCGTTTCTGTGGAGGCATTTTCTGCAGGATTTGCTCAAAAGGAAGGTGCTTGTTACCTGTTAAGTTCAGAGAGAAGAATCCACAGAGGGTGTGTGATAGCTGCTATGATCGCCTGGATCCATTACAAGGTGTTCTGATCAACACTATCAGCAATGCTGCGCAGACTGCTAAGCATGATGTTGTTGATTGGACTTGCACAAGAGGATGGTTAAACCTTCCAGTTGGTTTGTCCATGGAGCATGAAATATACAAGTCTACAAGCACTTTGAGGAGTTACAGCGAGGTGCTTGCCTGTTTT
This genomic window from Daucus carota subsp. sativus chromosome 7, DH1 v3.0, whole genome shotgun sequence contains:
- the LOC108196657 gene encoding uncharacterized protein LOC108196657, with translation MAAPEGRGFYPPLSKFEDENNKFHLNDVYDDPMWDAPEGQNLYSTGFRSFRQESNYPLPGDSEEFFDEECDSGEDYSNYMQQKTPEVNLKNVLSGIVAIVTGSNKDPSASAEQQQPTTNVSFLGSKKNGETFLHSSVYIPSAPPLLEPNGSNYIAYKEVLEADPPEWLPDSSSSVCMQCSSPFTAFTRGRHHCRFCGGIFCRICSKGRCLLPVKFREKNPQRVCDSCYDRLDPLQGVLINTISNAAQTAKHDVVDWTCTRGWLNLPVGLSMEHEIYKSTSTLRSYSEVARLNPEKSIPAAVLRGAKGLAILTVAKAGVLLAYKLGTGLVIARRSDGSWSAPSAIVSAGLGWGAQVGGELMDFIIVLHDSKAVKTFCSRVHFSLGAGCSVAAGPVGRVLEADLRAGDRGSGMCYTYSCSKGAFVGVSLEGNAVATRLDTNLQFYGDPYLTTTDILLGTVERPKAAEPLYAALDGLYAKLRCFPKLRS